The Humulus lupulus chromosome 4, drHumLupu1.1, whole genome shotgun sequence genome has a window encoding:
- the LOC133831953 gene encoding uncharacterized protein LOC133831953, producing MRRLTEAEYLDKKNRGVCFRCDKKFHRGHVCEQKALHVMLVADDLEGSESQESAPSSPESGDETMQEEQLTMMSLNSLVGISSAHTMKISGTIAKHPVTVLIDSGATHNFVSKELAQAVHLPITVTTAYGVLLGTRGRVRTEGICTNVELELGSLRVVTDFLPLELGVADAILGIQWLSTLGNMQVNWRTMVMKFEVGGSWVTLQGDPSLCKSQISLKALIHSVQQEGQGYWIQFGALAANTENLSTTTLSEVEDILQKHDSVFHMPRGLPPPCSHEHHITMKEGSGPISVRPYRYAQIQKDEIEKLLIEMLQAGIVQPSTSPFSSPVLLVKKKDGSWRFCVDYRALNRETVTDKFPIPVIDELLDELYGAKVFSKLDLKSGYHQIRVAARDIEKTAFRTHEGHYKFLVMPFGLTNAPATFQALMNDVFHEFLRKFVLVFFDDILIYSTSLELHLQHLDLV from the coding sequence ATGCGACGATTGACGGAAGCCGAATATCTCGACAAGAAGAATCGTGGAGTTTGTTTTCGTTGTGATAAGAAGTTTCACAGAGGGCATGTGTGCGAACAGAAGGCACTCCATGTCATGTTGGTTGCCGATGACTTAGAAGGGTCCGAAAGTCAAGAATCGGCCCCGTCCAGCCCAGAATCCGGTGACGAAACAATGCAAGAAGAGCAACTGACGATGATGTCCCTGAATTCGTTAGTGGGAATATCATCAGCCCATACAATGAAAATATCAGGCACCATAGCCAAGCATCCAGTAACGGTGCTCATTGATAGCGGAGCCACACATAATTTTGTGTCGAAGGAGTTGGCTCAAGCGGTTCATCTACCGATTACAGTAACAACCGCTTACGGAGTATTGCTGGGAACAAGAGGCCGAGTGCGTACAGAAGGCATTTGTACAAACGTGGAGCTGGAGTTAGGTTCGTTACGGGTGGTTACAGACTTCTTGCCTTTGGAATTGGGGGTTGCTGATGCAATTTTGGGCATTCAATGGCTGAGTACGTTGGGCAATATGCAGGTCAACTGGCGAACAATGGTGATGAAATTCGAAGTAGGGGGGTCGTGGGTAACATTACAGGGGGACCCCAGTTTGTGCAAATCACAAATCTCCCTGAAAGCCTTAATTCACTCGGTTCAACAAGAAGGACAAGGATACTGGATTCAGTTTGGGGCATTGGCAGCCAATACCGAGAACTTGTCTACAACTACGTTGTCCGAAGTTGAGGATATATTACAGAAGCATGATTCGGTTTTCCACATGCCGAGAGGGTTGCCTCCTCCGTGTTCTCATGAGCACCATATCACGATGAAGGAGGGGTCGGGTCCAATATCGGTTAGACCGTATCGATACGCACAGATACAAAAGGATGAGATAGAGAAGTTGTTGATTGAAATGTTACAGGCAGGAATAGTACAGCCCAGCACGAGCCCTTTTTCGAGCCCGGTACTCCTCGTAAAAAAGAAAGACGGCAGCTGGAGATTTTGTGTTGATTATAGGGCCTTGAACCGCGAAACAGTCACTGACAAATTCCCTATTCCAGTGATAGACGAGTTATTAGATGAACTATATGGGGCGAAGGTCTTTTCGAAATTGGACCTTAAATCCGGATATCACCAAATAAGAGTGGCAGCAAGAGATATAGAAAAGACAGCTTTCCGTACACACGAGGGGCACTACAAATTTTTGGTAATGCCGTTCGGCCtaaccaatgctccagccacgtTTCAAGCCTTGATGAACGACGTCTTTCATGAGTTTTTGAGAAAATTCGTGTTAGTCTTTTTTGATGATATACTCATTTATAGCACATCACTGGAGCTTCACTTACAGCACCTGGATTTAGTCTAA
- the LOC133830090 gene encoding F-box protein CPR1-like yields MASKFKKEEEEKRVLYNNIPCDFVEDILSRLDAKSLKRCECVSKTWLSLLQTPYFINLHLRRQLPRVVFLHKRVRRFAPTLSICDCENFAEISSHKFPFIEIDCRPPSFMGSDNGVLGLFDLDNSSAYLWNPTINEFKELPPSPQCRHKNSALGLGYDPLTTDFKVVKVSSRDKDRVFGSRNGFKEGCQVGIYSLRSNSWKAMLMPNIFSELESSTSIITVYTSLGCSIVVNECIHWIILYGNTTYYHQPSLGIVAFDTSLEKFKLIESPQFPHIENGSNIRKLKLANFSGCLSLFTLDEVTVVEIWVMKKYGDSDSWFKYLSVNLSNLLSSGVGQHSDCFGVDFLSNGILVISWTETDYWFWYDTKSKRLVNTLPRSGMPDFISYIESTYKLKA; encoded by the coding sequence ATGGCGTCCAAgtttaaaaaagaagaagaagaaaaaagagtgCTTTACAATAATATTCCTTGTGATTTTGTTGAGGACATTCTTTCCAGACTTGATGCCAAATCTCTTAAACGGTGCGAGTGCGTCTCTAAAACTTGGCTCTCTCTGCTACAGACCCCGTATTTCATCAATCTCCACCTCCGGCGTCAACTACCTCGTGTAGTTTTCCTCCATAAAAGGGTTAGAAGGTTCGCTCCCACTTTATCCATTTGTGATTGTGAAAATTTTGCTGAGatttcttcccacaaatttcccTTTATTGAGATCGATTGTAGACCGCCATCATTTATGGGCAGTGATAATGGTGTATTAGGCCTTTTTGACTTGGATAATAGCAGCGCTTACTTATGGAACCCCACCATTAACGAGTTTAAAGAACTGCCCCCTTCTCCTCAGTGTCGACATAAAAATTCTGCACTTGGGCTTGGCTATGACCCCTTGACCACTGATTTCAAAGTGGTAAAGGTCTCATCTCGAGACAAGGATCGTGTTTTCGGCAGTCGTAATGGGTTTAAAGAGGGTTGCCAAGTTGGGATTTATAGTTTGAGAAGCAATTCATGGAAAGCAATGTTAATGCCCAACATATTTTCAGAATTAGAATCATCTACTTCTATTATAACTGTTTATACTTCTCTGGGTTGCTCCATTGTTGTTAATGAGTGTATTCATTGGATAATTTTATATGGAAATACAACTTATTATCACCAACCATCTTTAGGAATAGTTGCTTTTGATACAAGTTTGGAGAAATTTAAGCTAATAGAGTCACCTCAATTTCCTCATATTGAAAATGGATCTAATATTAGAAAGCTAAAGCTGGCTAACTTTTCTGGGTGTCTTTCTCTTTTCACTTTGGATGAAGTCACAGTAGTTGAGATTTGGGTTATGAAGAAGTATGGTGACTCAGATTCTTGGTTCAAATATTTATCAGTCAATTTAAGCAATCTTCTTTCAAGTGGGGTTGGTCAACATTCTGACTGTTTTGGAGTAGATTTTCTGAGCAATGGGATTCTTGTAATTTCTTGGACTGAAACTGATTATTGGTTTTGGTATGATACCAAGAGTAAGAGACTTGTAAATACGTTACCAAGATCTGGTATGCCGGACTTCATTTCATATATTGAGAGTACTTACAAGTTAAAGGCCTAA